AGGTTGGGAAGAACCGCAAAATTTTGCCGAGTTTATGAATTTAAATCTAGAGATTCAAAACGAAGGACTCATCCCTTTTGCCTTTGGAACGACCGATTTCAGACCAGCCAACGAATGGTGGCTCTCTTTGGTGTATAACTCGTATTTAGGAGCAGAGGAAATGAAAAAGGTACTAAAAAACGACGTGCCCTGGACGAGTGATTTGGTCAGAGAGGCAACGACGCTATGGAAAGACATTTGGCAAGAGGGCTACATTAATGAAAAGAAATCACACGCCATTTCTGGAGACGATGCATGGTCGTTATTTAGAAGCGAGCAAGCTGTTATGAAGATGGACGGCACTTGGGCAACCGCGACGCTGACAACAGAGCCTACGGATTTTGAAACAGACTTCTTCGTCATGCCAAGTTGGAGAGAAGGTGTCGAACCAACATTGCCGATGGCGCTGGGAGAATCCGCAGGGATCAATGCTTCTACTGAACATCCTGAAGAAGCGGCGTTACTGCTTGATTGGTTATTTAGTGATGAGGTTGGTTCGATCATGTTTAATCAAGGCTATTTCTATCCAAACCAAGGGATTGAGCCTCCAGAGGACGTGCAACCCCTCGTAGCCGATGTTTATAAGGGATTAAATCGATCGATTGAAGCAGGCAATACGGGTTTTGCCTCTTGGACTTATTGGGGTCCGAATGTCCAATATTATCTATGGGACAACATTGATCAAGTTTTCCTCGACCAAATGTCTGTTGAAGACTATTTAGCTGAGGCGCAAAAAAATGCTGAGAAAGATGAAGAAGAAGGTCTGCTGTTTAATTTTGAAAATTGAAAATAAATGAAAGGATTTTTAGAAAGGAGGATACAGATATGGCGACGATCGCCTATCAGAAAGCAATGAAAGAAAAGCAAAAGTGGAGCAGACAACTTTTACCGTGGCTCCTTTTATCACCAACGATCGTATTAATGACGCTTGTCGTCGCTGGACCGATTGTCGGTACCATTTGGCTTTCTTTTACCGATTGGAACGGTATTGCGGATCCGAATTTTATCGGGTTTGAAAATTTCTTGCAATTGGTGCAAGATCAGCATTTTTATGCAGCATTGGTCAATAACGTCAAATGGATGATTTTCTTTTTAACCGTTCCAGTGATTGTAGCGTTAGCCGTTGCTTTGCTCATTAGCAAAGTGCAGGCTGGTAAAACATTTTATCGCATGATGATCTTTATTCCGTATATCGTCGCAACAGTCGTTACGGCAAAGATATGGCTGCTGATGTACAACCCTTATGTAGGTCTAAATACGATATTGGAAGAATGGGGTTTAAATTTTTTAGCCTTATCGTGGCTTGGAGATGAAAGAGTTGCTCTGATCGCTGTTGCGCTTGCAGATGGCTGGCATTTTTATGGGTTCCTTGTAGTGTTACTGATGATTGCTCTGCAGCAATTGGATAAAAGCCTCGAAGAAGCGGCGCGCGTGGAAGGAGCAAACAAATTGCAAATATTTTTTCATGTCACTTTGCCGCAATTACGCCCTACGCTCGTCATGATTTATATGCTTCTGATTATTTGGTCATTTGCGGCCTTTGATTATGTGTACGTCATGACGCAAGGGGGACCAGGAAACGCGTCGGAATTACTGGCGACGTATATGTACGATCTAGCCATGTACGGTCAAGAACCAGGCTATGCGAGTACAGTAGCGTTAACGATGGGATTGTTCAGCATTGTTGTCATTACAGGTTTTGGAATTTTGAAGAAAAAGGGCTGGGATGTTTAATGAAAAAATACTTGGATTGGCGTCATATCCCTTTACTATTCATCGTTATGCTAACTGCTGGACCGCTTATTTTATTGTTTAGTAATGCTGTGAAGCCAAGGGACGAATTTCACGCAAACCCATTAGGATTACCGACGAGGATGGAGCTTGCCAATCTGATCGAAGCTTGGCAAACAGGCGGGTATGGACAAGCCTTTTTAAACAGTATGATTGTTGGCTTTTCGTGCATCATCATTATCACGATCAGTGCAGGTTTCGCAGCCTATGCCTTATCAAAAATAGCGTTTAAAGGATCAGAGCTAATCATGGGTTTTTTACTCTTCACCCTCTCCATTCCGATGGGTCTGTTCCTTGTCCCGCTGTTCTTTATATGGAAGCAATTGAATTTAATGGACAGCTTACTAGGGATTATTTTAATATACTCTGCGATCTTTTTACCATTAACATCTTTTTGCTCCGATCTTTTTTTGTCTCGATCCCAAACGAACTTTTGGATAGTGCGAAAATTGACGGCTGCAATGAATTACAAGTGATGACTCGTATCATACTCCCGTTGGCAAGCCCAGCTTTTTTGACGGTCATTTTATTAGTAGGTTTATGGACGTGGAACGAATTCTTTTTTGCAAATGCTTTCTTACAGTCAGAAGACATTAAGACGGTGGCGACACGGTACTTGGCCTTTACGGGGCGTTTTAGTTCTGACTGGACCATGCTGTCGGCTGCAGGAGTCATTACCATTCTGCCAATTACAATCATCTTTTTAATTCTGCAAAGACAATTTATTGAGGGGATCGCTGAAGGCAGTGTGAAAGGTTAATGTATAGGAGGAGATTATCGTGGCAAAAGAAAAGCTTAAAAGTGATCAAGCCATGCACTATATCCAGGATGATTATGTAGAGCGGGTTTATGCAGGATGGCTTGGGAAAGTGATCGGTGTCCGTCACGGGGCTAATATTGAACAATGGAGTTATGAGCGCATCGAGAAAGCATTTGGAGAAATCACTGGATATATACACAATTTTCCAAATTTTGCAGCGGATGATGATACAAACGGTCCAATTTTCTTTTTAAGATCGTTAGAGGATTACACGTATACAAGAGACATTACGGCTGAACAGATGGGACACTCGTGGTTAAATTACGCACCCGATGGTCACGGTTTTTATTGGTGGGGAGGATACGGTAAATCGACAGAGCATACAGCCTATCTGAATATGAAGCATGGCATGAGTGCACCGCGCTCGGGTTCGATCGAACAGAATGGCAGCGCAGTGGCGGAGCAGATCGGCGGGCAAATCTTTATTGATGTATGGGGCATGATTGCACCGAATCACCCACAGTTGGCCGCAGAATATGCTGAGAAGATCGCGAGTGTTTCACACGATGGGAACGGTAAATACGGTGGGATGTTTATTGCCGCATGCATCGCGGACGCTTTTCAGCAAACCGATGTTGAACAGCTGATCGAAACAGGGTTACGTGTCATTCCCGAAGACTGTGAATATGCTGAGGTCACAAGGGATATCATTCGTTTTTATCATCAACACCCGTCGGATTGGAGAAAGTGTTTTCAATATGTGTATGACAATTACGGTTACGATAAATATCCGGGGAATTGTCATATCATTCCGAATGCTGCGGTGATGATCTTGTCTTTATTATATGGTGAGGGGGATTTTTCCAAGACAATTAACATTTGTAATATGTGTGGTTGGGATACAGATTGTAATGTAGGGAACGTCGGAAGTATTTTAGGTGTCATGAATGGTCTTGAAGGCATCGATTCGTCATGGCGAGAGCCGATCAATGATTTTCTATGCTGCTCAAGCGTCATAGGGTCATTAAATATACTAGACATCCCATGGTGTGCATCGTATACAGCGCAATTTGGCTATAAAATTGCTGGAATCAAGCCACCTAAGGCATGGGCTGATATTCTTGAGCGGAAGAACAGGCATTTCCATTTTGAATACCCTGGCTCGACGCACGCATTTAGAACAGATCATGACGCTGATCACGATGTGACAGGGTTTGTTACAAATACAGATGAAGCTGCTTTTACCGGACATCGATCTTTAAAAGTCGTGTTTGATTATTGTAATGGTGGTTATGGATATCGGGCGTTCGTAAAAACGTATTATACCCCTGAAGATTTTGACGATAGCCGGTATGATCCTAGCTTCTCTCCAACACTCTATCCTGGTCAGTCGCTATCCGGTCAAGTATTGATTCCAAAAGGGGGTGTTCAAGATGTCAAAGCGAGGCTTTACGTGAAAGGTCGCAATACACAACTTCGCTATCACGGTGAAGAAGTGACTCTCGTGCCAGGGCAGTGGCAGCAACTGCACTTTACAATCCCAGCGCTGAAAGGAGTATGTATTGAGGAGGCGGGTGTTGAATTTATTCCAGTACAAGAAGAAAGAAGGACAGGCGGGCTCCCTTCTTTGATCGGATTTATCGATGATTTTGCCTTCACCGGTCTGCCTGATTATGAAGTTGACTTTGCGGAAGAACAGATCGAAAAGTGGAACGAGCTTCATACGGAAGTCAGCCAATTCACGTATTTGAGAGGGATTTGGACTTTGGAAAACGGTGAGCTCAGTGGTAGCTACGCAGGCGAACCGGCGGAAGCGTACACCGGAGATGTGCATTGGAAGAACTATGAATTTGCAGCAGAAGTCATTCCGCAGGTAGGCGATTATCACCAGATAAACTTTAGAGTACAGGGTGGAGTTCGGTCCTACGCTGTCGGGTTTGCCAAGAATCATAAATTGACCCTTTATAAAAACGATGTAGGGTATCAAGTGCTCGCCAATGAAGATTATGAATGGCAGGTTGGCAAAAAGTATCTCCTCAAAGTAAGAGCGATCGATCAGGAATTTACGGTTTATGTAAACGATGAACGCATCTTGCAATTTACAGACAACGATTCTCCGTATCTAACGGGTCAAATAGGATTTTCAAACTTTCATGGAAGCCATACCCATTATCGACGTTTTTGGGTCAAGGGGGTATAAACGACATGTAGGGCCTGTCTAATTCATGGATAAAAGCGACCCTGAGAATGTTTTCAATATAACATTCTTAGGGTTTCTTCTCTTTATATTCACAGTGACGACAAAGTTTTTTGGGCAAACGTTACTCTAGCTCGCGGTTTCGCTCTCATATGTTGACATCCATATCCAGCAACGCCCCTTGCTTCACATACTTAATCAATTTTGTACATTCTTCCTTCACACGTTTTCTGCCGATCTCTGTATGGAACCACCCATCCGGTCGCGTCATTTTGTCATTGACAGGACATAGTGTATATTCTATCCAGTGAGGCATGTATGTTTTTAAGGTTAGATGCAGCCTGCGCATATGATAAAACGTCGTGACGACTAAAATCCTCTCAATATGGTGTAAGGAGAACGCTCGGTCTAAGACGAGGAGAGAGGCGAGGACGTTTTCTTTTGTATGTAATGAGAGATCCTCGGTCAAAATAGCCGTTTCTGGCACACCGAGCCCCATCGCTTCTTTTTTCAATGTGATCGCTTCAGGTCGTTCGTTTCCATCCCATACGACACCACCAGAAAAGAGCATTTTTCGAGCCCTTCCTTCTTCATACAGCTGCACGGCTTTTGGTAAACGGTACAGTACCGCTTTACTACTTCCGGCGACAAAGATGCATTCCCCACTTTTACCATTATCTTTAATGTCTTTAAAAAGTAAGTTAGTCATTTGTTGATCTGAGAGTTTTTCCGCTTCTAATTGAGAGATATACATAGGGTCACCTCAGGTGGTTGAAATGATTGGAGTCTAATGAGCTACATCAACAATTCCATAAGATTTCTATAAGAGCAAGTAGAAGTCCTCCTCTGCGCGAAGTCACTTATCAGATTTACGTAGCTATTTTACAGAAACTTTTTAAGGGGTTCATTTGATCCATAGACGTATGGGTCTGGAAGCGATGTAACATTTCTTCCAAAAACCGATATTAAGAAAAAAGCAAAAATTGGGGGACATCTTGATGAATAGGCAGTCGATGACGCGTTATTTTCGTAGCAGTGTAGCTGCTGAAGAAAAAATAACCTTTGAGAACAACCCGTTTGAAAAAATCACGTATGAGTCTCTTGATCTTGGTCACCTGGACGAGACGTATTATGAATCAACAATAGGTGGCAAGAAAAATCAAGACGTAGTTGATGTTATTTTAATTGCTAAGACATTTAAGACCGATTTTTCTGCACAACAAAAAGTATTCACAAACCTTGATGATATGACAGGTCTCTTTTATATTCCCGCCCGGCTCAAGAAAGATGGGAAATTGTATGCGCCTGAGGAAAAGTATCCATGGATCCCGCGCGAATTTTTAACCCCCTTTATTGATGACGAACTGGCAGTTGGCACAGTCAAAGACTACGATGAATTTTTGAGCGTTCATTTTCAAGATTTAAAAAAGGATTATTCATGGAAGAGGTATTTGACATTTGCTAAGCGTTTGTATGAAAGCGTTACGAAGGAACCTTTTTCCTCTAATAAAATAAAAAATGCAGCGCTTGAACCACATGTCTATTTAGTCGAAGACACAACGGTCCGAGCGAGTCATCACATTTTACAATTGTATGATCATCTGTTGCGAGAACAGCTGCCAGACCTTCCGCTGTATGATCGCTTCATGGAGCCAAACTTTACGGCATTGAAAGAAAAGATACCTCATGACCGTTTGGCGATGGAAAGGCATACTGCCCAAATGGGCGGCGATTATCCTCTGTCACCGTCCCAGCGAGAGTGCACAGAACATTTTACGATGATGGGCGAAGGCGACATTCTCGCGATCAACGGGCCTCCGGGTACAGGGAAAACAACATTATTGCAATCGCTTGTGGCGACGACGTACGTAGATCACGCACTGGCAGAGCAAGATCCACCCCTTATTGTTGCTTCTTCAACAAATAATCAAGCTGTGACAAACATTAACGATTCCTTTGGAAAAATAAAAAAACGGTGGTCGGACCGCTGTTTGGAGGAACGATGGGTCACAGGCGTCGATCGATTTGCAGTCTATTTTCCTTCAAGCACTCGTATCAAAGATGCAAAGAACAAAGGCCTTTTGTATACAAACACTCGAAAAGAACATTTTTATCGAGACTTAATGAACGAAAGCAACAGGAATGCTTCCAAAGAGAAAATGTTAAAGATGTGTAGCGCGTTTTTCTCTAAAGATGTTCATAGCGTGGAAAGTGCAAAAAACCTTTTACACCAAGAATTAACTTTGCTTCAACAAGGGCAAAAGACGTTACTACAAGCCTTTGAACAACTAGAAGAATTAAACAGCGATCGTTTGCCTGTAAATGACTTATTAGAGAGTTTGGCTGCAAAAAAGATTGAGACCGAAACGCACTGGAAGGAAGTGGGGGAAAGGTATAACGCATGGAAAAGGCATTTTTCCGAGATGCCATTTTATTTGAAATGGTTCTCCTTTTTGCCGTCGGTCAAACAAAAAATCATGCAGCGCAATGAAGCTTTTATGCAACCGAATGAAGCTCAGGCTTCTATGAGTAATGATGCGATTTTAATGATGTATAGCAATCAATTAAAAAAGCTCAGGGAAGACATTCAAGCGCTTGACCTGCACATGGATCTAGTTAGCCAGCACGTGTCTGCTTGTAAAGATGTATTCAATACAATGAGCGCTTATCACGATTTACCTCTTGACACGCTACCGTTTACTCATTTGGAAGAAGTCAATACCTTTTTAGATACGACATTTCGCTATGCGTCGTTTTGGATGGCAGTCCACTATTACGAATGTCGTTGGTTGTTATCAAAGCCCATACATAAAAATCAGATCTCGACGAATTATCCAGACGTCATGCAAGCCTTTTATAAACATCTTAGTCTGGTCACACCGTGCTTCGTCATGACCTTTTTTCAGCTCCCCTCATTATGCAAGGTTTATGAAGATGGACGCAATAAATATTTGTTCAATCATATTGACCTAATGATTGTGGATGAGGCGGGGCAGGTGACACCAGAAGTGGCTGCCTGTTCATTTTCTCTTGCGAAAAAAGCCGTCGTCGTTGGCGATGTTCATCAAATTGAACCTGTTTGGAAGACGAGTCAAGCGTTGGATAAATCTCTCGCGATGGGAGCGCATGGAGTAGCGACAAATGAAGAGGTACAATCGCTGTTTCAACGACTGCAAGATGTGGGATTGAATACATCTGAGTCTAGCGTGATGAAAATTGCTTGTAAAAGTACAGCATACGAGAAATTTGGCGATCGCGGTTTATTTCTTAGTGAACATCGAAGGTGCTATGACGAAATCATTGCGTATTGTAACGCGCTTGTATACGAAGGGAGATTAGAGCCGAAGCGAGGATTGGGTGTTAAAGATCAAGGGTATTTGCTCGATCTTCCGCATTTAGGACATATTCAAGTACATTCGACCAAATCTGAAAAACGTGCAGGCAGTCGATATAATACCGCAGAAGCGACATTTATCGGGTGTTGGGTGCAAGAGAAGTATGACCAGCTTTTAGCGGCTTATCCCGGTGAAGCGCCGGAAAATGTGCTCGGCATTATTACACCCTTTAAGCAACAAAAAGCGGAATTAATGAGACATCTTCCAAGCCGAATTACGCAACACATTAAAATTGGTACAGTACATACTTTTCAAGGGGGAGAGTGTAGAGTCATTTTAATGTCGACTGTTTATGGGTCGCAAGATGGGTGTTTCTTTATAGATGCAAAACCAAGTCTATTAAATGTTGCGATATCGCGGGCGAAAGATAGTTTCCTTATATTTGGTGACTTAGGATGTTTATCTGAGAGCGAAAACCAACCGAGCGGATTATTGCGTCAGATGGTATCACCAACGTAACAGTCATTGCTAAAGTGTCAAAATTGAGGCAAAGTAACACGATCGCTGCAGTACAGAGCAATACAAGCATTAGTGCACATAGAGGAATGTCTTACCCTAAAAGTCCAAAGGCCACATTTAATGCGCACGATATCAAAGCCCTTTGAATCATAGTAACAAATAGGTTCAAGGGCTTTTTGAAGGGAAAAATGACATATGGTCGGATTCATTATTCTCAAAAAATATAAAAAATCTGTTGAAAGCGCTTAAATTGTGTGTATAATGTCAATAAAGGTAGTTATCTTTTATTAAACATAACGATGATTAAAGGAGTGGTCATTTGATGAAATGGATCGGTGGACGCTTGGTTGGTGTAATCGTCCTTCTATTGATGTTAGTTGTTACAGGTTGTGCAGGAAATGAGCCGAGTTCCAATGTTGGCAACTCGGATAGTAAAACGGGCGAGGACGTCACCGAAATTAGCTTTATTCATTGGCGTGGAGAAGATGTGGAGGCTTTTGATCAGATCATTGCTGATTTTGAAGAGGCCAATCCTACGATACAGGTTGCGATGAATACGTATCCATCTGATCAATACCAGTCCAACGCTCAGCAGATGTTACGGGCAGGTTCTGCAGGAGATGTTTTTACGGTTTTTCCAGGGTCGCAATTTGAAGTCATGAAGCAGGCGGATCTAATGACGGATTTAAGTGGCGATCCTTTCATTGAAAATTTCGAATCTTCCCCGATTAAGGTAGGTCAAGTTGAGGGAAAACAATTTGCCTTACCATATCAAATGGTATTTAATATGCCGGTATATAATACAACTCTTTTTAAAGATTTGAATTTAGAAGTGCCGAAAAATTGGGACGAATTTTTAGAAATGGCTAAGGTGCTTGATGAAAATGGAATTACGCCTATTGCATTACCAGCTGGAGACATCGGTGTCAATCAATTCATGAACAGCATGGTGATGAACAATGCAGAGGACGGTATTTTTGAGAAGCTCGAAGCGGGAGAAGCATCGCTGACGGAAGATTGGTGGGTCAAAACGTTGTCTCAGTTTAAAGAACTGAATGATCTCGGTTATTTCCAAGACAATCCATTAGGTACGCAACAAGATGCGGCAATGGCTCTCGTCGCACAAGGTGAAGCCGCTATGTTGGCGACAGGATCTTATCATATGGCTGCACTCAAAGAGCTAAATGCGGATCTTCAACTTGACTTGTTGGCACCAATAACCGTTTCAGAAGCAGACAAGATGTACGATGGCATCCATACTGCCACTTTTATGCTGGCGGTCAATAGTCAGTCGGAGAAGAAAGAAGAAGCTAAAACGTTTATTGATTATTTAAGCCAGCCTGAGGTTGCTTCATTCTACGCAAACGAGACTGGTCAACACCTTACCGTAAAAGATGTAACGTATGAGGATGAATCATTGAATAACACATCGTATTGGCTTTCGGAAAAAACAACACGATTCCAGCCTCGTTATACAATTACAAACGCCCAGGTCGAAAAAGCTGTTCTCTCATCTATTGAAAGCGTTCTCGGGGGGGCAAATCCTGAAGATGCGGCTGCTGAAGCGCAAAACATTGTGGAAGAGAACCTTTAATCGATGATCTGAAGGTTGGCTTTGAATAAGGGGGTTTAATGTGAAAGTATCTAAGTCTATTTATTTATTCTTTCTTCCGGGCGCCGTGTTATATGCTGTATTTTTCTTATATCCGGCGCTCAGTGCCTTTTATTATTCGATCACCGATTGGGATGGTATTTCGGCTGATTACTCTTTTGTCGGTTTTGATAATTATGCACGCGCCTTTACTGGGGACAGCATATTTATTAAATCAGTTGGGAATAATTTGAAATTTTTGCTGTTTGTCGTCGTATTTCAAACGCTGGTCGCATTGGTTTTTGCCATGATGCTACGGAAAAACTCAAAAATCAACGTATTTTGGCGCTCAGTTTTTTTCTTTCCAACCATTTTGTCATCTGTTTCTGTGGCGTTTATCTGGTCATTTATTTATGATCCTAACCTTGGCCTGTTAAACGCTTTATTAAAAGCAGTTGGGTTGGGGCAATTTTCTCAAGGGTGGTTAGGAGATGAATCGGCAGCAATATTTGCACTCGCATTTACGCAAGTGTGGTTTCATGCTGGGCAAATGCTGATTATCTTTGTTGCTGGTTTGCATGCCATCCCAAATGATCTATACGAGGTAGCCAACATTGAAGGTGCAACGAAGTGGCAAACATTTCGGAAAGTGACTTGGCCATTACTTGCGCCTTCCGCCACGATCGTCGTTGCTTATACTACGATTCAATCATTTAAAGCTTTTGATCTTGTGTTTGCTATGACACGGGGTGGGCCTAATTATTCGACCGAAATTATAGCAACATATATTTATGAAGTGGGCTTTCGGAGCTATTCATTTGGCTACGCTTCATCCATTTCAGTCATTTTTATGGGTATCGTTGCTCTGATTACATTTTTACAATTTAAGGCGCTTCGCTCTGGAAGAGTCAATTATTAGAAGCACGATAACCTGAAAGAGGTGCTTGATTTGACAAGAAAGATAGCGATTTTGATTTACGGTTTACTTATTTTTATCCCTTTATGCATGGTCATTTTAACGTCGATGAAAACACTATCGCAGACGTTTGAAAATCCATTGGCGATTCCTGAAAGTGGGTTGCGTTTTTCAAATTACATCGATATTTTTCGCGAGCATACAATGGTCGGCTATTTTTCTAACAGTGTGATCGTCACATTTACTTCGGTTTTATTTACGCTCTTGTTCGCTTCGATGATTGCATTTGGCATTAGTCGTTTGAAAGGATGGCTTGGCTCAGTTATATTTGCGGTTTTCTCATTAGGAATGATTGTCCCGGCACAAGTCATTATGGTACCACTGTACTCACTAGTGCTCCAACTCAATCTAACGGACAGTTTGTTTGGATTGATTATCGTCAATGTGTCTGTAACCATTCCGATTGCTGTTTTTATTTTGACTGGTTTTATGAAGACCTTGCCAAAGGAGTTGTTTGAAGCAGCGACGATTGACGGGGCGGGAAATTGGTCTGTATTTACACGTATTGTTCTCCCAATGTCGCTCCCTTCGCTGTCAGCGACGTCCATCTTTTTGTTTGTTATTAATTGGAATGACTTACTCTATCCGTTGTTGTTTGTCACAAATAACGCATACAAAACGTTGCCATTGGCCTTGTTGGACTTTCAAGGGCAGTATTCGACGAATTATCCATTATTGTTCACTGGCGTAATGATTTCGTCGCTGCCGATGGTGCTTATATATATTTTCTTACAGAGATATTTTGTGGCTGGCATGATGGCTGGCGCGGTAAAAGGTTAGATAGGAGAGGAGGAATTGTACATGCTTCGTGTACTTCAAGACATGAATGATACGCCCATTCATGCGGTAACTTCAGAAGAATTCGCGCCATTTGGTGAAGTGCTGTCTGACTTTCCTGTACAGATGTGCAGAGATTGGCTGTCTTCTTTAAAAATTCCTGATCAAGGAAATCTGTATGTTGCCTCTGTGGAGGAATGGGAAGAGGGGCTGGGGAAAACGATGCTCGAAGATCAGTATTTCGGAGGGATGCCCATTCAGATCGGTTATTGCAATGGGAGAAATGAGACGGTTAATGGATTGGAGTATCATCAAGGGGATGAACTGATGTTTGTGGAAAGAGACTGTGTTTTGTATGTGATGGACCGCAGAGCATGGGACCCAGAGCAATCCATTCAAGCTGACCAGCTGTCGTTTTTCTACCTTCCTGCGGATACTGCAGTTCGTTTATACAGTACAACAATGCATTTGTCGCCGTGTACCGTGCTGTCCTCAGGATATAAAACATTAATTGTTTTACTTGCTGGTACAAATACACCACTCTCTCAAAGCCACAGATACAGTGATCCGTTTCTATTTCAAAAAAACAAATGGCTTGTTGCTCATGAAGATCACGACGTGTGGATTAACGCAGGTGTTCCTGTGGGCATCAGAGGACCAAAACTTCGTATATCTTATCCAAAAGAAGGAGGAGAATGACTTATGCAAGGTTGTATTTTGTATGTGCCGATTGCTAGAAAAACATTCGATATGGAGGCAGCAGAAGCACAATATGAGGCGTCGCTAACATGGTTAAATTCACTTGATACACCAGTGATCGCTCCTGGGCAAATAATGACTTCACCTGAGGACTTAACCACCTTTTTAGAAGAGGTCA
Above is a genomic segment from Litoribacterium kuwaitense containing:
- a CDS encoding carbohydrate ABC transporter permease, whose amino-acid sequence is MLDLTRKIAILIYGLLIFIPLCMVILTSMKTLSQTFENPLAIPESGLRFSNYIDIFREHTMVGYFSNSVIVTFTSVLFTLLFASMIAFGISRLKGWLGSVIFAVFSLGMIVPAQVIMVPLYSLVLQLNLTDSLFGLIIVNVSVTIPIAVFILTGFMKTLPKELFEAATIDGAGNWSVFTRIVLPMSLPSLSATSIFLFVINWNDLLYPLLFVTNNAYKTLPLALLDFQGQYSTNYPLLFTGVMISSLPMVLIYIFLQRYFVAGMMAGAVKG
- a CDS encoding carbohydrate ABC transporter permease, whose protein sequence is MKVSKSIYLFFLPGAVLYAVFFLYPALSAFYYSITDWDGISADYSFVGFDNYARAFTGDSIFIKSVGNNLKFLLFVVVFQTLVALVFAMMLRKNSKINVFWRSVFFFPTILSSVSVAFIWSFIYDPNLGLLNALLKAVGLGQFSQGWLGDESAAIFALAFTQVWFHAGQMLIIFVAGLHAIPNDLYEVANIEGATKWQTFRKVTWPLLAPSATIVVAYTTIQSFKAFDLVFAMTRGGPNYSTEIIATYIYEVGFRSYSFGYASSISVIFMGIVALITFLQFKALRSGRVNY
- a CDS encoding DUF4867 family protein, whose amino-acid sequence is MLRVLQDMNDTPIHAVTSEEFAPFGEVLSDFPVQMCRDWLSSLKIPDQGNLYVASVEEWEEGLGKTMLEDQYFGGMPIQIGYCNGRNETVNGLEYHQGDELMFVERDCVLYVMDRRAWDPEQSIQADQLSFFYLPADTAVRLYSTTMHLSPCTVLSSGYKTLIVLLAGTNTPLSQSHRYSDPFLFQKNKWLVAHEDHDVWINAGVPVGIRGPKLRISYPKEGGE
- a CDS encoding ABC transporter substrate-binding protein: MKWIGGRLVGVIVLLLMLVVTGCAGNEPSSNVGNSDSKTGEDVTEISFIHWRGEDVEAFDQIIADFEEANPTIQVAMNTYPSDQYQSNAQQMLRAGSAGDVFTVFPGSQFEVMKQADLMTDLSGDPFIENFESSPIKVGQVEGKQFALPYQMVFNMPVYNTTLFKDLNLEVPKNWDEFLEMAKVLDENGITPIALPAGDIGVNQFMNSMVMNNAEDGIFEKLEAGEASLTEDWWVKTLSQFKELNDLGYFQDNPLGTQQDAAMALVAQGEAAMLATGSYHMAALKELNADLQLDLLAPITVSEADKMYDGIHTATFMLAVNSQSEKKEEAKTFIDYLSQPEVASFYANETGQHLTVKDVTYEDESLNNTSYWLSEKTTRFQPRYTITNAQVEKAVLSSIESVLGGANPEDAAAEAQNIVEENL